A single genomic interval of Eurosta solidaginis isolate ZX-2024a chromosome 3, ASM4086904v1, whole genome shotgun sequence harbors:
- the mim gene encoding streptococcal hemagglutinin isoform X8, whose product MDLTLERENSALGSLFQQIINDLKNTSPLWEDFLTKATKLHQCLRAAIQAIAAYLDAFQKIADAATNSRGASKEIGTALTRVCLRHKAVESRLKTFTTAIMDCLVQPLQEKLEDWKRTVITIDKEHAKEYKRCRNELKKRSSDTLRLQKKARKGQSDTIQSLMDTHMQDVTLRRAELEDVEKKSLRSAMIEERLRYCTFVHMLQPVVKEECEVMSELGHLQEAMDSIAIVTKDPSILPQASEELIHDTKATMTLYPESPGGGSGSQGGCSNSLGSRKSSVCSISSMNSSGSSNSPGHHHYQRSLSQLISPAIRLKPGESSDSGFCSSPALTTQASTATSQSHAVSTWPPHCQDAVPVLPPAADRPHTISTAYEKGHQRPPLTVYTFQNPETILEGSGSIPGTPNGASSGANSGANTPSTQQKSLTGSLSRPPLPVRCSSLERPLPANNNRSTNNLLQRQCPSPIPAHITKELTAHHAQQQHIQQQQQQQQHLQQLSSPPTYVNMSELANMAAQKITANPQQQQRPVADLQQQHSIDSISSQFSNDSNASSGHHQTHEHQQQQQTAFADTNSVSKPRSHSVSSSSASSNTPSLHSHPSIESGTVTAPLVGQTPTPSSGSSTPQNHYSPLLTNSPSSTAAGTPSGGSMTSGMMSGFVYNVNSPTPPQSGTTSIDSDVLKITEIAGDHPINMPPTKEINSQLQQQELNNPNNASMGNITNDSQNIPTEITAQITTNTTNNKTFNEFDTESSNIVENDERSRASVLQKASMFEKQAAAAAAPTPIVVTGRSQTDAIYGTRRNAEDLHRATSTPANHYQQPPQQQHEQHSDQQDVDKSFEDSIQELNNLIGELDSFQREIDASKRPTSAGTPTTAANNIDNNYGELPYASTNTGDGSADVVDCKTRATSAQTTTLSESVNSVTSMPLTIICPSRPPKSPQCASNQTSGCGTDISDATSDEIAADIAALSINNENQNISISIRDSCSTENNLNNGRRTLQQYNSDTELSRCYVSETSSLAGGYENPTFAHFATAVSSSSIAASSGVDESSPDVGSVLGDSRSLMAVSSTTGDDSVSHTSDTNHQQQQWDHDSDCGSNVVVIYDHQIPITPDIDYVKQNSEIVVLRTKDPLQQKMARQEMRELTQLPVSICMSLDVGHAPGVALSSSSLSCSVPTSPPHTATVAPAKQRLSSFRASSEQQLQLIGCRESMNSSGSELSLSRTPHQYAAAYSGTQNAQEENKGGNRKVVERPSAYNNSDTIICRKAVLPPKPSLSIFNGQMAAINLLEANISAACKIKSKSSSNNNSGNSCEAVAERLLGAAPAPPPPLKTKANFKADLDAKIRKQKLKLQLQHEQQQHQQLMQQKQKLLVEQQQLQQQHSPQSVASNTTNTPPIYLSNHNHSNNNNSNSKNTNITNTTNTTSTPNGSRNNSSASSSNTNNSSSNNNCNAITLTKRNGSAHIPNLIATKIMNATASASSYASPSNHMVSAVKAASSSAPSHPNASSASAQLVYQNGTKYSSNSNCSNKIASTSYPKISKQTHSNRNYYQFHALKSPNNNHINAQSSRPKRSASMSSKHPTINPILAPPSPTPSTLTSLSLSFRTPSSSRSSNGQNQCQTTQPPQQRLHLDTVMSGVAQNHKQKQNHDHNTVSSSLIPSSSVSVTSSTSTYESALPPTHTSQSQSAASATVSTTTSTSKSNMNFSIAKPNVTPRPASLSGGVTRIARRSSVNTAKPPPPVRRSSSVTPSHNATSTGTSPTPQQNQYQQTQDQIHQQPSHNSQYDMVDTLPPPPAYLLDSRPSQSTPTPPPPSAIAGMAMPNSSLKVAETVKALSAMRHKPASPNSIRHMQQQQQYNQLHNQQQLQLQQHTTLQPLHYDAYSYYNPYVEVKTQLSALTKMPFTNAAKADDAYPTLPLTRIYRCDGIQPTKPQLLQQQHATQQLQDAHGNKGNSLRTTPIKGVGQQTVSPSYTSPPPYDFQHNKIELPPPLPPPNPNQQRSRKQQQQQQVAADHQHTTTQITTTQITTTQQYDSQQQNRQYEELYDYLPSQQHLPASLKQQYKHQEQQQQQQQHLNLINDALTDHENEPPISYSDNGSFRTSSPGIYAQPKIVTSMSSFRSASPAANEHHNQHHHVIPPTQPKTNPNLIAQLSARLNKQNQQQQQHNSTSEGTYGSTPNSPNHHNHQHHQSEPEKFRNYTHPHQQQHQQQQQQQTSATNALAQQQQNYDASYASSNIEKAGSIRSKTKAEFLENLNAKLAKQGLSGRAFAVRNLINSKALPDPRICHESLMDQIKRGATLKRNQKINDRSAPKIL is encoded by the exons GAAAAATTAGAAGACTGGAAGCGCACAGTGATTACTATCGACAAAGAGCATGCCAAAGAGTATAAACGCTGTCGCAACGAACTTAAAAAACGTTCCAGCGACACGCTGCGTTTACAAAAGAAAGCGCGCAAAGGTCAATCGGACACAATACAATCGCTCATGGATACTCATATGCAAGATGTGACACTGCGACGAGCTGAGTTGGAAGATGTCGAAAAGAAATCGTTACGTTCAGCTATGATTGAAGAACGTTTGCGATATTGCACCTTTGTGCATATGCTACAGCCAGTGGTGAAAGAGGAATGCGAAGTGATGTCAGAGTTGGGGCATTTGCAA gAGGCAATGGATTCTATTGCTATTGTAACCAAAGATCCCAGCATATTGCCACAAGCATCTGAGGAACTCATACATGATACAAAAGCAACAATGACGCTATACCCGGAGTCGCCGGGTGGTGGTTCAGGTTCACAAGGTGGTTGCTCCAATTCGTTGGGCTCACGTAAAAGTTCCGTTTGTTCCATTAGCTCTATGAATAGCAGTGGTTCAAGCAATTCACCCGGTCACCATCATTATCAACGCTCACTATCCCAG CTTATTTCGCCTGCAATACGCTTGAAACCTGGTGAATCCAGTGATAGTGGCTTTTGCTCATCTCCAGCGCTAACCACACAG GCTTCCACTGCCACTAGTCAATCGCACGCTGTTTCCACTTGGCCTCCACATTGTCAAGATGCTGTTCCTGTATTGCCACCTGCCGCTGATCGCCCTCatacaatttccaccgcctatgAGAAGGGCCATCAACGACCACCACTCACCGTATATACGTTCCAGAATCCGGAGACTATTTTAGAAGGCAGCGGTAGTATACCGGGCACACCTAATGGCGCAAGTAGTGGTGCTAATTCTGGAGCCAATACGCCATCTACACAACAAAAATCCTTAACCGGCTCGCTGAGTAGGCCACCTTTACCAGTG CGTTGCTCCTCATTAGAACGTCCACTTCCGGCCAACAATAATCGCAGCACCAACAATCTCTTACAACGCCAGTGTCCCTCACCAATACCGGCGCACATTACAAAAG AGTTAACAGCGCATCACGCCCAACAACAACAtatacagcagcagcaacaacaacaacaacatctacaaCAATTATCATCACCACCAACATATGTCAATATGTCTGAGTTAGCTAATATGGCAGCGCAAAAAATTACCGCCaatccacaacaacaacagcggccAGTTGCTGATCTACAACAACAGCACTCGATAGATTCCATTTCCTCCCAGTTCTCTAACGATTCGAATGCTTCCTCTGGGCATCATCAAACGCATGAacaccaacagcaacaacaaactgCATTTGCTGATACTAATAGCGTCAGCAAGCCACGTTCACATTCCGTATCCTCATCGTCAGCTTCTTCAAATACGCCATCGTTACATTCACATCCCTCCATAGAATCTGGTACAGTGACAGCACCACTTGTCGGCCAAACACCTACACCATCGAGTGGCAGTTCTACACCGCAAAATCATTACTCACCGTtattgacaaattcaccatcatCAACAGCGGCTGGTACACCAAGTGGCGGTAGCATGACAAGCGGTATGATGAGCGGTTTTGTGTATAATGTCAATTCACCAACCCCACCCCAAAGTGGTACAACGTCAATTGATAGTGATGTCTTAAAAATTACTGAAATCGCTGGTGATCATCCCATAAATATGCCGCCCACTAAAGAAATTAATtcacaactacaacaacaagaactaaACAATCCCAATAACGCTTCAATGGGAAATATAACCAACGACTCCCAAAATATACCCACCGAAATAACTGCTCAAATAACTACAAATACCACCAACAATAAAACTTTCAATGAGTTTGATACAGAATCTTCTAATATAGTTGAAAATGATGAAAGGTCGCGAGCTTCTGTGTTACAAAAGGcttccatgttcgaaaaacaaGCTGCCGCTGCTGCTGCACCTACGCCGATTGTTGTAACTGGACGTTCACAGACTGATGCTATATATGGTACCCGACGAAATGCAGAAGATCTTCATCGTGCAACAAGCACGCCGGCAAATCATTATCAGCagccaccacaacaacaacatgaacaaCACTCGGACCAGCAAGATGTGG atAAAAGTTTTGAAGATTCGATACaagaattaaataatttaattggCGAATTAGACTCGTTTCAACGCGAAATCGATGCAAGCAAACGTCCAACATCAGCTGGTACGCCAACAACAGCAGCTAACAATATTGACAATAATTATGGTGAACTACCCTACGCTTCGACCAACACAGGTGACGGGAGTGCAGACGTAGTCGATTGCAAAACAAGAGCAACAAGCGCACAAACAACAACACTATCTGAAAGTGTTAATAGTGTCACATCTATGCCTCTAACTATAATTTGCCCATCACGTCCACCCAAATCACCACAATGTGCCAGCAATCAAACCAGTGGCTGTGGCACTGATATCTCCGATGCAACCTCCGATGAAATAGCTGCTGATATAGCAGCCTTATCAATTAACAACGAAAACCAAAACATCAGCATTAGCATTAGAGATAGCTGCAGCACTGAAAATAATCTAAATAATGGGCGGCGTACACTACAGCAATACAATTCCGATACAGAGCTGAGTCGTTGCTATGTAAGCGAAACGAGTTCGCTAGCGGGCGGCTACGAGAATCCAACATTTGCACATTTTGCCACAGCGGTGTCATCATCATCGATAGCCGCCTCATCGGGCGTGGATGAATCCAGCCCCGATGTTGGCAGCGTTCTTGGTGATAGTCGCTCGCTGATGGCAGTGTCGTCAACGACGGGTGATGATAGCGTGTCGCATACCTCTGACACAAATCACCAGCAACAGCAATGGGACCATGACAGCGATTGTGGAAGTAATGTTGTTGTCATCTATGATCATCAGATACCCATAACACCGGATATTGATTATGTTAAACAAAATTCCGAAATTGTAGTATTACGCACAAAGGATCCACTGCAGCAAAAGATGGCGCGCCAAGAGATGCGCGAGCTTACGCAATTACCAGTTAGTATTTGTATGTCACTTGATGTTGGACATGCGCCAGGCGTGGCATTGTCATCGTCGTCGTTGTCATGTTCGGTACCAACCTCGCCGCCGCACACCGCGACCGTAGCGCCTGCCAAACAACGACTCTCCTCGTTTCGTGCGTCGAGTGAACAACAATTACAGCTGATCGGTTGCAGAGAGTCGATGAATAGTAGCGGCAGCGAATTATCACTTTCACGCACGCCACATCAGTATGCAGCAGCATATTCAGGTACGCAAAATGCACAAGAAGAGAATAAGGGAGGTAATAGAAAAGTGGTGGAAAGACCGAGTGCATACAACAACAGTGATACCATAATTTGTCGTAAAGCAGTGTTGCCACCAAAACCAAGCTTAAGTATTTTCAATGGCCAAATGGCGGCAATTAATTTGTTAGAGGCTAATATCTCCGCAGCGTGTAAGATTAAGAGTAAAAgtagtagtaataataatagcGGTAATAGTTGTGAGGCGGTGGCGGAGCGTTTATTGGGTGCAGCTCCAGCACCACCGCCACCTCTCAAGACGAAGGCTAATTTCAAAGCCGATTTAGATGCGAAAATTcgtaagcaaaaattaaaattgcaaTTACAACACGAACAGCAGCAACATCAGCAGCTaatgcaacaaaagcaaaaattgttagtagaacaacaacaattacaacaacaacattcacctCAGTCAGTCGCTAGTAACACAACAAATACTCCTCCAATATATCTTAGCAACCACAATCATAGTAATAATAacaattccaattccaaaaacacCAACATTACAAATACAACCAACACCACTAGCACACCAAACGGAAGTCGAAATAACAGCAGTGCCAGCAGCAGCAACACCAACAATTCTAGCAGCAACAATAATTGTAATGCGATTACATTAACTAAGCGCAATGGTAGCGCGCATATTCCAAATTTAATAGCAACAAAAATTATGAATGCTACTGCATCCGCATCCTCATATGCATCCCCATCAAATCATATGGTATCTGCAGTGAAAGCTGCCTCATCATCAGCACCATCCCATCCAAATGCATCATCCGCATCTGCTCAGCTTGTGTATCAAAATGGTACTAAATATAGTAGTAATAGTAATTGTAGTAATAAAATAGCATCAACATCATATCCTAAAATTAGCAAACAAACTCATTCTAATCGAAATTATTATCAATTTCATGCGCTGAAATCACCTAACAACAATCACATTAACGCTCAATCATCACGGCCCAAACGTTCTGCATCAATGTCATCAAAACATCCAACCATAAACCCCATACTTGCTCCACCATCTCCAACTCCATCCACATTAACATCTTTGTCATTATCATTTCGTACGCCATCATCATCCCGTTCGTCAAATGGTCAAAACCAATGCCAAACAACACAACCACCACAACAACGTTTACATTTGGATACTGTTATGTCTGGCGTCGCACAAAatcataaacaaaaacaaaatcatgATCATAATACTGTTTCATCATCGTTAATCCCGTCATCATCAGTGTCAGTTACTTCCAGTACTTCTACTTATGAATCCGCATTACCACCCACCCACACCAGTCAAAGTCAATCAGCAGCTTCCGCTACGGTCTCAACTACTACATCCACATCCAAATCAAACATGAATTTCTCCATCGCCAAACCGAATGTCACACCGAGACCGGCTTCATTGTCgg GAGGCGTAACTCGTATAGCTCGTCGTTCATCTGTGAATACCGCCAAGCCGCCACCGCCAGTGCGTCGCAGCTCATCGGTGACACCGAGTCACAATGCCACAAGCACCGGG ACTTCACCAACGCCACAACAAAATCAATACCAACAAACTCAAGACCAGATCCATCAACAGCCATCACATAACTCCCAATATGATATGGTTGATACGCTGCCACCCCCGCCCGCTTATCTGCTAGATTCGCGACCATCACAATCGACGCCCACTCCCCCTCCACCATCGGCTATTGCAGGAATGGCAATGCCAAATTCTTCATTAAAAGTTGCTGAAACGGTAAAAGCACTGTCGGCTATGCGTCATAAGCCAGCTTCACCCAATTCGATTAGACACatgcaacagcagcaacaatacAACCAACTCCACAACCAACAACAACTTCAGTTGCAGCAACATACGACGTTGCAG CCGCTTCATTATGATGCTTATTCCTACTACAATCCGTATGTAGAGGTTAAAACTCAATTAAGCGCCTTGACAAAAATGCCATTTACTAATGCTGCTAAAGCCGATGATGCTTATCCAACTTTGCCATTAACACGAATTTATCGTTGTGATGGCATTCAGCCAACAAAACCACAACTTTTACAGCAACAACATGCAACGCAACAACTGCAGGATGCCCATGGCAATAAAGGTAATTCGTTACGAACAACGCCTATAAAGGGAGTAGGCCAACAGACAGTGTCACCTTCATACACCTCACCACCACCTTATGATTTCCAACATAACAAAATAGAATTGCCACCTCCTTTACCACCACCCAATCCTAATCAGCAACGTTCGcgtaaacagcaacaacaacaacaggttgcAGCTGATCATCAACACACAACAACACAGATTACAACAACACAGATTACAACAACACAACAATATGATAGCCAACAACAAAATCGACAATATGAAGAACTTTACGATTACTTGCCGTCACAGCAGCATCTTCCAGCATCTCTTAAACAACAATACAAAcatcaagaacaacaacaacagcaacagcagcatCTTAATTTAATAAATGATGCTCTTACCGATCATGAAAATGAGCCACCGATTTCTTATAGCGATAATGGT TCATTCCGCACATCATCGCCTGGCATTTATGCACAACCAAAAATTGTCACGAGCATGTCAAGCTTCCGTTCGGCAAGTCCCGCTGCGAATGAGCATCATAATCAACATCATCATGTTATACCGCCAACACAACCGAAAACTAACCCGAATCTAATCGCACAGCTTAGTGCACGACTGAATAaacaaaatcaacaacaacaacagcataacAGTACAAGCGAAGGTACTTATGGATCAACACCAAATTCACCAAATCATCATAATCATCAACATCATCAAAGTGAGCCAGAGAAATTTAGAAATTACACCCATCCACatcagcaacaacaccagcagcaacaacaacaacaaacgtcaGCCACAAACGCATTGGCGCAACAGCAGCAAAACTATGACG